A DNA window from Hordeum vulgare subsp. vulgare chromosome 1H, MorexV3_pseudomolecules_assembly, whole genome shotgun sequence contains the following coding sequences:
- the LOC123453150 gene encoding dirigent protein 4-like, with protein sequence MASHSLLVLSMILVLHSIISMASASLSCVLQCESEVNLHLYLHQIASGPGTNQVVIVTSSKASDFGLTSVTDWAVIDGPNPATATIVARTKGMQVQADVAGPGWFNYFSMVFEKNSRYNGSSFEAMGINFQTGQGQMAIMGGTGEFAMARGIIKYNALPNPPTFQTIKELNIHAFYVKPADTTSGGAIQ encoded by the exons ATGGCCAGCCATAGCCTGCTTGTACTATCTATGATCTTGGTCCTGCATTCTATTATATCCATGGCATCTGCATCCCTTTCCTGTGTTCTTCAGTGTGAGTCCGAGGTAAACTTGCACTTGTACTTGCACCAAATCGCTTCCGGGCCGGGCACCAACCAGGTAGTAATTGTTACCTCCAGCAAAGCATCCGATTTTGGACTAACTTCCGTCACCGACTGGGCTGTAATTGATGGACCAAACCCTGCTACTGCCACCATTGTTGCCCGTACCAAAGGCATGCAAGTGCAGGCTGATGTAGCCGGTCCAGGCTGGTTCAACTACTTCAGCATGGTGTTTGAGAAAAACTCCAG GTACAATGGATCATCGTTCGAAGCCATGGGGATCAATTTTCAAACAGGCCAAGGTCAGATGGCCATTATGGGTGGGACTGGAGAGTTTGCTATGGCACGTGGGATCATCAAGTACAACGCACTCCCGAACCCCCCTACGTTCCAAACTATTAAAGAACTTAATATCCACGCATTCTATGTCAAACCTGCT GATACTACATCTGGCGGGGCCATCCAGTAA